In Streptomyces longhuiensis, the following proteins share a genomic window:
- a CDS encoding putative bifunctional diguanylate cyclase/phosphodiesterase, translating into MGALPMLPLAIVALACAVLGTGFYRAFTGSHALFPSGAAGWSLAVLTGIIVGHLVALGRDRWWGGTGSGAALTLAVLLLYGWVPAGMVSLTVVVLVGIARRHRWRQGILHGAVDIIGIGASGLVLAVFGQVPSVESPWKPETWTVLNAPEVALVAAAYLTVTRSVLWYVHAPRTSGLPTVARTALLRQGLVGVALLGIAPLICVVAIALPVLLPLFAVPLIALDSTLWIARARAEEQLRDPLTGLPNRQWLLERTWTALDDAERIGARSALMLIDLDRFRSVNDTLGHLAGDRLLLQIADRLRMALPRGAEVARLGGDEFAVLLPVADSTTSATRVARTLVAALGSPLDLDGLTLVLEASAGLAVFPDHALDAEGLLRRADVAMYQAKRDRTGVEVYESKRDSNTPDRLGLLGDLRRALDAGDVELHYQPKVRFDGQVAGLEALVRWVHPERGKVPPDEFIAIAESSGLMPHLTEYVLETALAQVARWRAQGLRVPVAVNVSPRDVHTPGFAGAVAARLARHGVPPGALQLEITEHVLLEDPQRAADTLAGLTGHGVKMSLDDFGTGYSSLVHLRRLPVSELKIDRSFVARLAVDNEDAEIVRCTVDLAHSLGLLVVAEGVEDDETWERLRDLGCDAVQGWLVAAAMPPDETTAWLRARGSRGWQRPSVLAAEAEDQSSGQTVN; encoded by the coding sequence CTGGGCGCGCTGCCCATGCTGCCCCTCGCGATCGTCGCCCTCGCCTGCGCCGTCCTCGGCACCGGCTTCTACCGCGCCTTCACCGGAAGCCACGCGCTCTTCCCGTCCGGCGCCGCCGGCTGGTCCCTGGCCGTACTGACCGGCATCATCGTCGGCCACCTCGTCGCGCTCGGCCGCGACCGCTGGTGGGGCGGCACCGGCTCGGGCGCGGCCTTAACGCTCGCGGTCCTGCTGCTCTACGGCTGGGTGCCCGCCGGCATGGTCAGCCTCACCGTCGTCGTCCTCGTCGGCATCGCCCGCCGGCACCGCTGGCGCCAGGGCATCCTGCACGGCGCGGTCGACATCATCGGCATCGGCGCGAGCGGCCTCGTGCTCGCCGTGTTCGGCCAGGTCCCGTCCGTGGAGTCCCCGTGGAAGCCGGAGACCTGGACGGTCCTCAATGCCCCCGAGGTGGCGCTCGTCGCGGCCGCCTACCTCACGGTCACCCGCAGCGTGCTCTGGTACGTCCACGCGCCGCGCACCTCCGGCCTGCCCACCGTCGCCCGCACGGCCCTTCTCCGGCAGGGCCTCGTCGGCGTCGCGCTCCTCGGCATCGCCCCGCTGATCTGCGTGGTCGCGATCGCGCTGCCCGTGCTGCTGCCGCTGTTCGCCGTCCCGCTCATCGCCCTTGACTCGACGCTGTGGATCGCCCGGGCCCGCGCCGAGGAGCAGCTGCGCGACCCGCTCACCGGGCTGCCCAACCGGCAGTGGCTCCTGGAGCGGACCTGGACCGCGCTCGACGACGCCGAGCGGATCGGCGCGCGCAGCGCCCTCATGCTGATCGACCTGGACCGCTTCCGGTCCGTCAACGACACCCTCGGCCACCTGGCGGGGGACCGGCTCCTGCTCCAGATAGCCGACCGGCTCCGGATGGCCCTGCCCCGCGGGGCGGAGGTCGCACGCCTCGGCGGCGACGAGTTCGCCGTACTCCTGCCCGTGGCCGACTCCACGACCTCCGCCACCCGAGTGGCGCGCACCCTGGTCGCCGCCCTCGGCTCCCCGCTCGACCTGGACGGACTCACCCTGGTCCTGGAGGCCAGCGCCGGACTCGCCGTCTTCCCCGACCACGCGCTCGACGCCGAAGGGCTCCTGCGCCGCGCGGACGTCGCCATGTACCAGGCGAAGCGCGACCGTACGGGCGTGGAGGTCTACGAGTCGAAGCGGGACTCCAACACCCCCGACCGCCTCGGCCTGCTCGGCGATCTGCGCCGCGCGCTCGACGCGGGCGACGTGGAGCTGCACTACCAGCCGAAGGTCCGCTTCGACGGACAGGTCGCCGGACTCGAGGCGCTGGTGCGCTGGGTGCACCCCGAGCGGGGGAAGGTCCCGCCGGACGAGTTCATCGCCATCGCCGAGTCGTCCGGACTCATGCCCCATCTGACGGAGTACGTCCTGGAGACGGCGCTCGCGCAGGTCGCCCGCTGGCGTGCGCAGGGCCTGCGCGTGCCGGTCGCGGTGAACGTGTCGCCGAGGGACGTGCACACCCCGGGATTCGCCGGCGCGGTCGCCGCGCGGCTCGCCCGGCACGGCGTCCCCCCGGGCGCCCTCCAGCTGGAGATAACCGAGCACGTCCTGCTGGAGGACCCCCAGCGCGCCGCCGACACCCTCGCCGGGCTCACCGGGCACGGCGTGAAGATGTCCCTCGACGACTTCGGCACCGGCTACTCCTCCCTCGTCCACCTGCGCCGCCTCCCGGTCAGCGAGCTGAAGATCGACCGCTCGTTCGTGGCCCGCCTCGCCGTGGACAACGAGGACGCGGAGATCGTCCGCTGCACCGTCGACCTGGCGCACTCGCTCGGCCTGCTCGTCGTCGCCGAGGGCGTCGAGGACGACGAGACCTGGGAGCGCCTTCGCGACCTCGGGTGCGACGCCGTCCAGGGCTGGCTGGTCGCCGCCGCGATGCCGCCGGACGAGACGACGGCGTGGCTGCGGGCACGCGGCTCCCGCGGATGGCAGCGGCCCTCCGTCCTCGCCGCCGAGGCCGAGGACCAGTCGTCGGGACAGACGGTCAACTGA
- the gatC gene encoding Asp-tRNA(Asn)/Glu-tRNA(Gln) amidotransferase subunit GatC, with amino-acid sequence MPGITREEVAHLARLARLELKDEELDHFAGQLDDIIGAVARVSEVADQDVPPTSHPLPLTNVMRADEVRPSLTPEQALSGAPAQEQQRFKVPQILGED; translated from the coding sequence ATGCCTGGCATCACGCGCGAGGAGGTCGCACACCTCGCACGGCTGGCGCGTCTGGAGCTGAAGGACGAAGAGCTCGACCACTTCGCCGGACAGCTCGACGACATCATCGGCGCGGTCGCCCGCGTCTCGGAGGTCGCCGACCAAGACGTACCGCCGACCTCCCACCCGCTCCCGCTGACGAACGTCATGCGGGCGGACGAGGTTCGTCCGTCGCTCACCCCCGAGCAGGCGCTCTCCGGCGCCCCGGCCCAGGAACAGCAGCGTTTCAAGGTGCCGCAGATCCTGGGGGAGGACTAA
- the gatA gene encoding Asp-tRNA(Asn)/Glu-tRNA(Gln) amidotransferase subunit GatA has product MTMTDSNIIKLTAAEIASKIAAGELTAVEVTEAHLARIEAVDEKVHAFLHVDREGALAQARAVDAKRAAGEKLGPLAGVPLALKDIFTTEGIPTTVGSKILEGWIPPYDATLTRKLKDADVVILGKTNMDEFAMGSSTENSAYGPTGNPWDLTRIPGGSGGGSSAALAAYEAPLAIGTDTGGSIRQPAAVTGTVGVKPTYGGVSRYGMVAFSSSLDQGGPCARTVLDAALLHEVIAGHDPLDSTSIDAPVPPVVEAARNGSVQGMRVGVVKQFSGEGYQAGVVQRFNESVELLTSLGAEIVELDCPTFDLALSAYYLIAPSECSSNLARFDAMRYGLRVGDDGTKSAEDVTALTREAGFGDEVKRRVILGTYALSSGYYDAYYGSAQKVRTLITQEFERAFEQVDVIVSPTTPTTAFPIGERADDPMAMYLADVCTIPTNMAGNAAMSLPCGLAPEDGLPVGLQIIAPAMKDDRLYKVGAAVEAAFVEKWGHPLLEEAPSL; this is encoded by the coding sequence ATCACCATGACGGACAGCAACATCATCAAGCTCACCGCCGCCGAGATCGCCTCGAAGATCGCCGCCGGCGAGCTCACGGCCGTCGAGGTCACCGAGGCCCACCTGGCCCGGATCGAGGCCGTCGACGAGAAGGTGCACGCCTTCCTGCACGTCGACCGTGAGGGCGCGCTCGCGCAGGCCCGCGCCGTCGACGCCAAGCGCGCCGCGGGCGAGAAGCTCGGCCCGCTGGCCGGCGTACCGCTCGCGCTGAAGGACATCTTCACCACCGAGGGCATCCCGACCACGGTCGGTTCGAAGATCCTCGAAGGCTGGATCCCGCCGTACGACGCCACCCTGACGCGCAAGCTCAAGGACGCCGACGTCGTCATCCTCGGCAAGACCAACATGGACGAGTTCGCCATGGGGTCCTCCACCGAGAACAGCGCCTACGGCCCGACCGGCAACCCGTGGGACCTCACCCGCATCCCCGGCGGCTCCGGCGGTGGTTCCTCCGCGGCCCTCGCCGCCTACGAGGCCCCGCTCGCCATCGGCACGGACACCGGCGGTTCGATCCGCCAGCCCGCGGCCGTCACCGGCACCGTCGGCGTCAAGCCGACCTACGGCGGCGTCTCGCGCTACGGCATGGTGGCGTTCTCCAGCTCCCTCGACCAGGGCGGCCCCTGCGCCCGTACGGTCCTGGACGCGGCGCTGCTGCACGAGGTCATCGCCGGCCACGACCCGCTCGACTCGACGTCCATCGACGCGCCGGTCCCGCCGGTCGTCGAGGCTGCGCGCAACGGCTCGGTCCAGGGCATGCGCGTCGGCGTCGTCAAGCAGTTCTCCGGCGAGGGCTACCAGGCCGGCGTCGTCCAGCGCTTCAACGAGTCGGTCGAGCTGCTCACGTCGCTCGGCGCCGAGATCGTCGAGCTGGACTGCCCGACCTTCGACCTGGCCCTGTCGGCGTACTACCTGATCGCGCCGTCCGAGTGCTCGTCCAACCTGGCCCGCTTCGACGCCATGCGCTACGGCCTGCGGGTCGGCGACGACGGCACGAAGTCGGCCGAGGACGTCACCGCCCTCACCCGTGAGGCCGGCTTCGGCGACGAGGTCAAGCGCCGCGTCATCCTCGGCACGTACGCGCTCAGCTCCGGCTACTACGACGCGTACTACGGCAGCGCCCAGAAGGTCCGCACCCTGATCACCCAGGAGTTCGAGCGGGCCTTCGAGCAGGTCGACGTGATCGTCTCGCCGACGACGCCCACCACCGCCTTCCCGATCGGCGAGCGCGCCGACGACCCGATGGCGATGTACCTGGCCGACGTGTGCACGATCCCGACCAACATGGCGGGCAACGCCGCCATGTCCCTGCCCTGCGGCCTCGCGCCGGAGGACGGCCTTCCGGTCGGGCTGCAGATCATCGCCCCCGCCATGAAGGACGACCGTCTGTACAAGGTCGGCGCTGCCGTCGAGGCAGCCTTCGTGGAAAAGTGGGGCCACCCGCTGCTCGAGGAGGCTCCGTCGCTGTGA
- the gatB gene encoding Asp-tRNA(Asn)/Glu-tRNA(Gln) amidotransferase subunit GatB — translation MTVTELMSYDAALATYDPVMGLEVHVELGTKTKMFCGCSTELGAEPNSQTCPTCLGLPGSLPVVNAIGVESAIKIGLALNCEIADWCRFARKNYFYPDMPKNFQTSQYDEPIAFNGYLDVQLEDGEIFRVEIERAHMEEDTGKSLHVGGATGRIHGASHSLLDYNRAGIPLIEIVTKPIEGAGERAPEVAKAYVAELREVIKALDVSEARMDKGQMRCDVNLSLRTGPEAPFGTRSETKNVNSLRSVERAARYEIQRHAAVLSSGGTIVQETRHFHEEDGSTTSGRIKDNAEDYRYFPEPDLVPVAPARAWVEELRSALPEMPRVRRNRLREEWGVSEHDMQSILNAGAVDPIVATIEAGADSVSARKWWMGELARNANESGTALDELPITPAQVARVAALVSAGDLNDKLARQVIEGVLAGEGDPDTVVEKRGLKVVSDEGALGAAVDEAIAGNAGIADKIRGGKVAAVGALVGAVMKATRGQADAARVKELILEKLGVSDG, via the coding sequence GTGACCGTCACTGAACTGATGTCGTACGACGCGGCACTCGCGACGTACGACCCCGTCATGGGCCTCGAGGTCCATGTCGAGCTGGGTACGAAGACGAAGATGTTCTGCGGGTGCTCCACCGAGCTGGGCGCCGAGCCCAACTCGCAGACGTGCCCGACCTGTCTCGGCCTGCCCGGCTCGCTCCCGGTCGTCAACGCGATCGGCGTCGAGTCGGCCATCAAGATCGGCCTCGCGCTCAACTGCGAGATCGCCGACTGGTGCCGCTTCGCCCGGAAGAACTACTTCTATCCGGACATGCCGAAGAACTTCCAGACCTCCCAGTACGACGAGCCCATCGCCTTCAACGGCTACCTCGACGTCCAGCTGGAGGACGGCGAGATCTTCCGCGTGGAGATCGAGCGCGCCCACATGGAGGAGGACACCGGCAAGTCGCTGCACGTCGGTGGCGCGACGGGCCGTATCCACGGCGCCTCGCACTCCCTGCTCGACTACAACCGCGCCGGCATCCCCCTCATCGAGATCGTCACCAAGCCGATCGAGGGCGCCGGGGAGCGTGCGCCGGAGGTCGCGAAGGCGTACGTCGCCGAGCTGCGCGAGGTCATCAAGGCGCTCGACGTCTCCGAGGCCCGCATGGACAAGGGCCAGATGCGCTGCGACGTGAACCTGTCGCTGCGCACCGGCCCCGAGGCGCCGTTCGGCACCCGCTCGGAGACGAAGAACGTCAACTCGCTGCGTTCCGTCGAGCGCGCCGCCCGTTACGAGATCCAGCGCCACGCCGCTGTTCTGTCGTCCGGCGGCACGATCGTGCAGGAGACCCGTCACTTCCACGAGGAGGACGGCTCCACCACGTCGGGCCGCATCAAGGACAACGCCGAGGACTACCGCTACTTCCCCGAGCCGGACCTGGTGCCGGTGGCGCCCGCCCGCGCCTGGGTGGAGGAGCTGCGCTCGGCGCTGCCCGAGATGCCGCGCGTGCGCCGCAACCGGCTGCGCGAGGAGTGGGGCGTCTCCGAGCACGACATGCAGTCGATCCTCAACGCGGGCGCGGTCGACCCGATCGTCGCCACGATCGAGGCCGGCGCGGACTCCGTCTCGGCCCGCAAGTGGTGGATGGGCGAGCTCGCCCGTAACGCCAACGAGTCGGGCACCGCGCTCGACGAGCTGCCCATCACCCCGGCCCAGGTGGCCCGGGTGGCGGCGCTCGTCTCCGCCGGTGACCTCAACGACAAGCTGGCGCGCCAGGTCATCGAGGGTGTCCTCGCGGGCGAGGGCGACCCGGACACGGTCGTCGAGAAGCGCGGCCTGAAGGTCGTCTCGGACGAGGGCGCGCTCGGCGCGGCCGTCGACGAGGCCATCGCGGGCAACGCCGGGATCGCCGACAAGATCCGTGGCGGCAAGGTCGCCGCCGTCGGCGCCCTCGTGGGTGCCGTCATGAAGGCGACCCGCGGTCAGGCCGACGCGGCGCGCGTCAAGGAGCTGATCCTGGAAAAGCTGGGCGTCTCCGACGGCTAG
- a CDS encoding SLC13 family permease, whose amino-acid sequence MSTIPAELLSVTLLLLILGFAVVRPRQLPEAVVAVPAAAIVVAVGAVSPAHAWAETQDLLPVVGFLAAVLVLAQLCADEGLFKAAGDAIARACKGSPRRMLGGVFAAAAVITAVLSLDATVVLLTPVVLATARRIGARPRPHVYASAHLANSASLLLPVSNLTNLLAFTASGLTFARFAGLMALPWLGAIAVEYAVFRRYFADDLAAPAHEPDAEEPPGLPVFTLTVLALTLVGFVVTSFAGIDPLWAAIVGTAVLAVRALGQRRTTPLALVKSAHPYFCLFVLALGIVVKAVVDNGLGDGIDRLLPEGSSLPALLAVAGVAALLANLINNLPAVLALLPVAGPAGPGPVLAVLIGVNLGPNLTYVGSLATLLWRRIVHAHDVHPQLGDFTRLGVLTVPATLVVSTVALWAGLQFLG is encoded by the coding sequence TTGAGCACCATCCCCGCCGAACTCCTCTCCGTCACCCTCCTCCTGCTCATCCTCGGCTTCGCCGTGGTCCGTCCCCGGCAGCTGCCGGAGGCCGTCGTCGCCGTGCCCGCCGCGGCGATCGTCGTGGCCGTCGGCGCCGTGTCGCCCGCGCACGCGTGGGCCGAGACGCAGGACCTGCTCCCGGTCGTCGGGTTCCTCGCGGCCGTCCTGGTGCTTGCTCAGCTCTGCGCCGACGAGGGCCTGTTCAAGGCCGCGGGCGACGCCATCGCGCGGGCCTGCAAGGGCAGCCCGCGCCGCATGCTCGGCGGGGTCTTCGCCGCCGCCGCCGTGATCACGGCCGTACTGAGCCTGGACGCCACGGTCGTGCTGCTCACGCCGGTCGTCCTCGCCACCGCCCGCCGGATCGGCGCGAGGCCGCGCCCGCACGTCTACGCGAGCGCCCACCTCGCCAACTCCGCCTCGCTCCTCCTGCCGGTCTCGAACCTCACCAATCTGCTCGCCTTCACCGCGAGCGGACTCACCTTCGCGCGGTTCGCGGGGCTCATGGCCCTGCCGTGGCTGGGCGCGATCGCCGTCGAGTACGCGGTGTTCCGGCGGTACTTCGCCGACGACCTGGCGGCGCCCGCGCACGAGCCGGACGCCGAGGAGCCGCCCGGCCTGCCGGTGTTCACCCTCACCGTCCTCGCCCTGACGCTCGTGGGCTTCGTGGTCACCTCGTTCGCCGGGATCGATCCGCTGTGGGCGGCGATCGTCGGCACGGCCGTCCTCGCGGTGCGGGCACTCGGGCAGCGGCGCACGACCCCGCTCGCGCTGGTGAAGTCGGCGCACCCGTACTTCTGCCTCTTCGTGCTCGCGCTCGGGATCGTGGTCAAGGCGGTCGTCGACAACGGGCTCGGGGACGGCATCGACCGGCTGCTGCCCGAGGGCTCGTCGCTGCCCGCGCTGCTCGCCGTCGCCGGGGTCGCGGCCCTGCTCGCCAACCTGATCAACAACCTTCCGGCCGTTCTCGCGCTGCTCCCCGTGGCGGGGCCCGCGGGTCCGGGGCCGGTCCTCGCCGTCCTCATCGGCGTCAACCTCGGCCCCAACCTCACGTACGTGGGCTCCCTCGCCACGCTCCTGTGGCGCCGCATCGTCCACGCCCACGACGTGCATCCCCAGCTCGGTGACTTCACCCGGCTCGGCGTGCTCACGGTCCCGGCGACGCTGGTCGTGTCAACGGTGGCGCTCTGGGCGGGACTTCAGTTCCTCGGCTGA
- a CDS encoding MMPL family transporter, which produces MAALARWCARHRLVVVLLWLLALGGTSAAAAVAGSSYSNDYEAPGTESGRATQLLNEGFPGLGGDSDTVVWHTDGSMVRAADVKERMTRTLDRIEHLPGVAAVTGPYEQQGAGQTSADGRTAYATVTFDKQSGDIAKADAQRLVDTAKAAEVDAPDGLRVELGGSAVALTESAQGHVAEIVGVVVAAVVLLLAFGSLAASALPIATALVSVGTAASGIVLLGHVMTVADFAPMLGMLVGLGVGIDYALFIVTRHRRGLKQGLPVNEAAERAVATTGRAVVFAGATVCIALLGMLILRLGFLNGVAIAASLTVLLTVAASVTLLPALLSFIGMRALSRRQRRRLAAHGPEPELPTGLAARWAAFVERHPRLLGGLAVGVIAVLSVPTFFLHLGTSDQGNNASSSTTRQAYDLLADGFGPGVNGPLTLVTPIDGAGDQVAVSRLESMIGSAEGVSSVTPATYNESGTAAFLTVVPKSAPQSQRTSELVDRLRSDVIPEAEKGTSLDVQLGGVTASYDDFADVIIGKLPLFVGVVIGLGCVLLLLAFRSIGIPLKAAAMNVAAVASAFGVVVAIFQWGWGSEMLGLGRAGPIEPFLPVIMVSVLFGLSMDYQVFLVSRMYEEWLETRDNRRAVRVGLAETSRVINSAAVIMISVFLAFVLSGDRVIAMFGIALAAAVALDAFVLRTLLVPALMHMLGGANWWLPKWLDRRLPRISIEPSECREPHASIPGQHQAADGALLHTLVKAEAEERKRDVHDLPG; this is translated from the coding sequence GTGGCAGCACTCGCACGATGGTGTGCACGGCACCGCCTCGTAGTCGTCCTGCTGTGGCTCCTCGCCCTCGGCGGCACGAGCGCGGCAGCGGCCGTCGCCGGCTCCTCCTACTCGAACGACTACGAGGCACCGGGCACCGAGTCGGGACGCGCCACCCAGCTCCTCAACGAGGGATTCCCCGGCCTCGGCGGCGACAGCGACACCGTCGTCTGGCACACGGACGGCAGCATGGTCCGCGCCGCCGACGTGAAAGAGCGCATGACCCGCACGCTCGACAGGATCGAGCACCTGCCCGGCGTCGCCGCGGTCACCGGCCCGTACGAGCAGCAGGGCGCCGGCCAGACGAGCGCCGACGGACGCACCGCCTACGCCACGGTCACCTTCGACAAGCAGTCCGGCGACATCGCCAAGGCGGACGCGCAGCGTCTCGTCGACACCGCCAAGGCCGCCGAGGTCGACGCCCCCGACGGGCTGCGGGTCGAACTCGGCGGCAGCGCCGTCGCCCTGACCGAGTCCGCCCAGGGGCATGTCGCCGAGATCGTCGGCGTCGTGGTCGCCGCCGTCGTCCTCCTGCTCGCCTTCGGCTCCCTCGCGGCCAGCGCCCTGCCGATCGCCACGGCCCTGGTCAGCGTGGGCACCGCCGCCTCCGGCATCGTGCTCCTCGGCCATGTGATGACCGTCGCCGACTTCGCCCCGATGCTCGGGATGCTCGTCGGCCTCGGGGTCGGCATCGACTACGCGCTGTTCATCGTGACCCGGCACCGGCGCGGCCTGAAACAGGGCCTGCCCGTGAACGAGGCGGCGGAGCGCGCCGTCGCCACGACCGGACGCGCGGTCGTCTTCGCCGGCGCCACCGTCTGCATCGCGCTCCTCGGCATGCTGATCCTGCGCCTCGGCTTCCTCAACGGCGTCGCGATCGCCGCCTCCCTGACCGTGCTCCTCACCGTCGCCGCGTCCGTCACACTGCTGCCCGCGCTCCTGTCGTTCATCGGCATGCGCGCGCTCAGCAGGCGCCAACGGCGCAGACTCGCCGCACACGGGCCCGAGCCCGAGCTGCCGACCGGGCTCGCCGCCCGCTGGGCCGCCTTCGTGGAGCGCCACCCCCGGCTCCTCGGCGGCCTCGCCGTCGGCGTGATCGCGGTGCTCTCGGTGCCCACGTTCTTCCTGCACCTGGGCACGTCCGACCAGGGCAACAACGCGTCGTCGTCCACGACCAGGCAGGCGTACGACCTTCTGGCCGACGGATTCGGGCCGGGCGTGAACGGGCCGCTGACCCTCGTCACGCCCATAGACGGCGCCGGCGACCAGGTGGCCGTGAGCCGTCTGGAGTCCATGATCGGCTCGGCCGAGGGCGTCTCCTCGGTGACCCCGGCGACGTACAACGAGAGCGGCACCGCCGCCTTCCTGACCGTCGTGCCGAAGTCCGCGCCCCAGTCCCAGAGGACCAGCGAACTCGTCGACCGGCTGCGCAGCGACGTCATCCCCGAGGCCGAGAAGGGCACGTCCCTCGATGTGCAGCTCGGCGGCGTCACCGCCAGCTACGACGACTTCGCCGACGTCATCATCGGCAAACTGCCGCTCTTCGTGGGCGTCGTCATCGGACTCGGCTGCGTGCTGCTGCTCCTCGCCTTCCGCTCGATCGGCATCCCCCTCAAGGCCGCCGCGATGAACGTCGCGGCCGTCGCCTCCGCCTTCGGCGTCGTCGTCGCGATCTTCCAGTGGGGCTGGGGCAGCGAGATGCTCGGCCTCGGCAGAGCGGGCCCGATCGAGCCCTTCCTCCCCGTGATCATGGTGTCGGTCCTGTTCGGGCTCTCGATGGACTACCAGGTGTTCCTGGTCAGCCGCATGTACGAGGAGTGGCTGGAGACCCGCGACAACCGGCGGGCCGTCCGCGTCGGGCTCGCCGAGACCAGCCGCGTCATCAACTCCGCGGCCGTGATCATGATTTCGGTCTTCCTGGCCTTCGTCCTCAGCGGGGACCGCGTCATCGCGATGTTCGGCATCGCCCTGGCCGCCGCCGTCGCCCTCGACGCGTTCGTCCTGCGCACGCTCCTGGTGCCCGCCCTCATGCACATGCTCGGCGGCGCCAACTGGTGGCTGCCCAAGTGGCTCGACCGCCGGCTGCCCCGCATCAGCATCGAGCCGTCCGAATGCCGCGAGCCGCATGCGAGTATTCCCGGACAGCACCAAGCCGCGGACGGCGCCCTGCTGCACACACTGGTGAAGGCCGAAGCCGAGGAGCGCAAGCGCGATGTACACGATCTCCCTGGGTGA
- a CDS encoding GNAT family N-acetyltransferase: MYTISLGDDGAELRPLETWHAEQFLTHLERGREFIGQHVSFGSNIKDVASARDLLRSYADKRASDTGSLHGIWLDGTLVGGLLFRIFDAEGGNCEIGCWLEPAAAGRGLVTRGARVLIDWAVLERGIHRVEWVASSENGPSLNVARRLGMKREGVLREASTHKGVKQDLEVWSVLAAEWRAR, from the coding sequence ATGTACACGATCTCCCTGGGTGACGACGGCGCGGAACTGCGGCCCCTTGAGACGTGGCACGCCGAGCAGTTCCTCACCCATCTGGAGCGCGGCCGCGAGTTCATCGGGCAGCACGTCTCGTTCGGCTCGAACATCAAGGACGTCGCCTCGGCCCGTGACCTGCTCAGGTCCTACGCCGACAAGCGCGCCTCCGACACCGGAAGCCTGCACGGGATCTGGCTGGACGGGACGCTCGTCGGCGGCCTGCTCTTCCGGATCTTCGACGCGGAGGGCGGCAACTGCGAGATCGGCTGCTGGCTCGAGCCCGCCGCGGCCGGGCGCGGCCTCGTCACGCGCGGCGCGCGCGTCCTCATCGACTGGGCGGTCCTCGAACGCGGCATCCACCGCGTGGAGTGGGTCGCCTCCTCCGAGAACGGGCCCAGCCTGAACGTGGCGCGGCGGCTCGGCATGAAGCGGGAGGGCGTGCTGCGCGAGGCGAGCACGCACAAGGGCGTCAAGCAGGATCTTGAGGTGTGGTCGGTTCTCGCGGCGGAGTGGCGCGCGCGTTGA
- a CDS encoding DUF6777 domain-containing protein, which produces MSDRPTEPGRPTGPPSGPLSGPTQPASVPPPPPGHPSGPPPGEGSGSGSGSTGGGPGGTPPPPGDTPPPGGTPPPGGTPPPDGPQPDRPWWRFTPKKLAALGVLIVAAVVLAVVLTSSGGGGGGTAAGDELFLQSADSAGPDPYTESSTRKGATATTPSALPSASGTGPSENANIVRGVEGSAPGLYGGTRNVSSCDVEKQIRTLGAEPDKNKAFASVLGLDPSGVPAYLRSLTPVQLRLDTRVTNHGFRDGAATAFQSVLQSGTAVLVNDHGEPRVRCSCGNPLLAPVPLQGSVKRQGKAWAGYKSSNVVVVSPAPQPVNRFVMYDPETEGWFTRTAGTTGGSDRKTTPRTPPGASPSNASTAPSSETSPSPQSSESSQPPSSEAPGASSAPPSSAESPAPESPASQPAS; this is translated from the coding sequence GTGAGTGACCGACCGACGGAGCCCGGCCGCCCCACCGGCCCCCCATCCGGCCCACTCTCGGGCCCGACCCAGCCCGCGTCCGTACCCCCACCGCCGCCCGGGCACCCGTCAGGACCACCGCCCGGCGAAGGCTCCGGCTCCGGCTCCGGCAGTACGGGCGGCGGCCCCGGCGGTACGCCACCGCCCCCGGGCGACACCCCACCCCCCGGCGGTACGCCACCGCCGGGCGGCACCCCGCCGCCGGACGGCCCGCAGCCCGATCGCCCCTGGTGGCGGTTCACGCCCAAGAAGCTCGCGGCGCTCGGCGTCCTGATCGTCGCCGCGGTGGTGCTCGCCGTCGTCCTCACCAGTTCCGGCGGCGGTGGAGGCGGAACCGCGGCCGGCGACGAGCTCTTCCTCCAGAGCGCCGACTCGGCCGGCCCCGACCCGTACACCGAGTCGAGCACCCGGAAGGGCGCCACCGCGACGACGCCGAGCGCGCTGCCGAGCGCCTCGGGGACCGGCCCGTCGGAGAACGCGAACATCGTCCGGGGCGTCGAGGGCTCCGCCCCCGGTCTCTACGGCGGCACCCGCAACGTCTCCAGCTGCGACGTGGAGAAGCAGATCCGCACGCTGGGCGCGGAGCCGGACAAGAACAAGGCGTTCGCCTCCGTCCTCGGTCTCGACCCGTCCGGCGTCCCCGCCTATCTGCGGTCGCTGACACCGGTCCAGCTCCGCCTCGACACCCGGGTCACGAACCACGGCTTCCGCGACGGCGCGGCGACGGCCTTCCAGTCCGTGCTCCAGTCCGGCACGGCCGTGCTCGTGAACGACCACGGGGAGCCGCGCGTGCGGTGCTCGTGCGGGAACCCGCTGCTCGCGCCGGTGCCTCTGCAGGGGTCGGTGAAGCGTCAGGGCAAGGCCTGGGCGGGGTACAAGTCGTCGAACGTGGTGGTCGTGTCGCCCGCGCCGCAGCCGGTGAACAGGTTCGTGATGTACGACCCGGAGACCGAGGGCTGGTTCACCCGAACCGCGGGGACCACGGGCGGCAGCGACCGGAAGACCACGCCGCGCACCCCGCCCGGGGCCTCCCCCTCGAACGCCTCGACAGCCCCATCGTCCGAGACGTCACCGTCGCCCCAGTCGTCCGAGTCGTCGCAGCCGCCGTCGTCCGAGGCACCCGGAGCCTCGTCGGCCCCGCCGTCGAGCGCAGAGTCCCCCGCCCCCGAGTCACCCGCCTCACAACCGGCGAGCTAG